The Xanthomonas sp. CFBP 8443 genome has a window encoding:
- a CDS encoding helix-turn-helix domain-containing protein codes for MTSNSTSHVEVEASARAPIHHHFSTRDVARTQQLVAWRDRTSSFLDIAVSHAQVADGFRATLDHYLVDGMRFLHASTDPITQTRTAPKISTDTMRDYVFHVLLVGGGGVETTTGLYPRRKALQSRPGILALDMGQTMRMERECRSQVMALFLPRALVESVLPDAESLHGRVIDYASPCARMFLGELEALSSSIDTMSVAEARSMMATCAHLIVGAFAKQCGLSGDARAAIRAAVFGRVRRHVEHHLHEPELSLESIVDASQLSRAALYRLFEHEGGLATYIRNRRLREAADELIRFPKAPVVEIAYGLGFRSAADFNHAFRRAYDMPPRDFRALARSRESRASGQKSVASITP; via the coding sequence ATGACCAGCAACAGCACAAGCCATGTCGAGGTCGAGGCAAGCGCTCGCGCGCCGATCCACCACCACTTCAGCACACGCGACGTCGCACGAACGCAGCAACTGGTGGCGTGGCGTGATCGAACCTCCTCTTTTCTCGATATAGCGGTGTCGCACGCACAGGTGGCTGACGGGTTTCGCGCCACGCTCGACCATTATCTGGTCGATGGCATGAGGTTTCTCCACGCCAGCACCGACCCGATCACGCAGACCCGCACGGCGCCAAAAATTTCCACGGACACCATGCGCGATTATGTTTTTCACGTGCTGCTGGTGGGGGGCGGCGGCGTCGAAACCACAACCGGTCTGTATCCACGGCGCAAGGCGCTGCAATCCCGACCAGGCATCCTGGCGCTGGACATGGGCCAGACGATGCGCATGGAGCGGGAGTGCAGGAGCCAGGTCATGGCCTTGTTCCTGCCGCGCGCACTGGTGGAATCGGTGCTGCCCGATGCGGAATCGCTGCATGGCCGCGTGATCGACTACGCATCGCCGTGCGCGCGCATGTTTCTCGGCGAACTGGAGGCGCTTTCCAGCAGCATCGATACGATGAGCGTGGCTGAAGCCCGCTCGATGATGGCCACATGCGCGCACCTGATCGTCGGGGCCTTCGCCAAACAGTGCGGCCTGAGTGGCGACGCGCGCGCCGCGATCCGCGCTGCGGTATTCGGGAGGGTACGGCGGCATGTCGAGCACCACTTGCACGAGCCGGAACTATCGCTGGAGAGCATCGTCGATGCATCGCAGCTGTCCCGCGCCGCGCTGTATCGCCTGTTCGAGCACGAAGGCGGCCTGGCCACCTACATCCGCAATCGCCGGTTGCGCGAGGCCGCGGACGAACTCATCCGATTCCCGAAGGCGCCGGTCGTGGAGATCGCTTACGGCCTGGGATTCAGGAGTGCGGCGGATTTCAACCACGCGTTCCGCCGCGCGTATGACATGCCGCCCCGGGACTTCCGCGCCCTGGCCCGTTCGCGCGAAAGCCGGGCATCAGGCCAGAAGTCCGTCGCTTCCATCACGCCGTGA
- a CDS encoding MBG domain-containing protein → MNHIYRLVWSQVRRTWLVVSELARGRGKAGGTSTSRRTRPAGWAALPLSLPMLALATAPTGVTAMDAARPAAAIAAARPTLAPTVTASTASSTHPTGGQVTAGSGRIDYGDHLTTIQQNSQNLSLSWLNFNIGAQDTVNFLQPNAQSIAVNRIADPNGSVILGHLNANGQVFLINPNGVLFGQGAQVNAGGLVASTLDVSDSQLGRGTLHFTGASVGRVTNLGTITAAPGGYVALLGHAVSNQGAIHAPAGSVALAGGSAVTLSFDGNHLLDMQIDASTLNALAENKQLIVADGGQVLMSAGAKDSLLASVVNNSGTIQARTVENRAGRIVLLGGMEAGTTQVDGTLDASAPNGGDGGFVETSAAHVQVADGAKITTLAAMGNAGTWLIDPHDFTIAFSGGDISGSTLGSQLGGGNVTIQSSQGANASGSGDIYVNDVVNWGANTLTLTAAHDVDINAVMTASGSAGLALNTSTANGGDAAIGGGTVNVNMVSTMPGQSGRVDFTGGSNTLKINGQSYTIITTLGAPGSTSGTDLQGISGALNCFCYFALGANIDASATANWGDSAFGSAIGSGFVPIGHRFNATDSKMFTGTFDGLGHTISGLTINRPGSNNVGLFGYTYTTTTIRNIGLLGVSIQGQSNVGGLVGYNYGTISQAYATGAINGNPGGADVGSGGGADIGGLVGYNDSSGRISQVYASSAVSGVATVGGLIGYNNHGSISQAYATGTVSSSGGEVGGLIGINDGGPISQAYATGTVSGSKDVGGLVGYNISGAINQAYATGAVSGSNYVGGLVGNNVSGTTISQVYATGAVSGTGSNVGGLVGFNNAGTITNSYWDTETTGQSTSSGGTGLTTKALIAALPGGFTAARWGNVGNQTTPYLLGMSGNQVFNTNDLPTGTVTPSNRPNLYTVIQDLNQLQGVNTGLAGRYVLGNDIDASASIGWVGLELDAQGRPIFAYNGFRPIGASGAAFTGVFDGLGHTINNLTINWPNTDYVGLFGVTGNGSAIRNLGLLGGSVAGQSYVGGLVGDNGGTITNTYVAGMVNGFTSDERDYVGGLVGFNEAGGTITNTYATGPVRGSNYVGGLVGSNLGAITNAYATGEVNGILYSGGNYVGGLVGSNEPGGTITNTYATGAVSGNNYVGGLVGFYAAGTIIGSYWDTETTGQSTSDGGGTGLTTAQMMDPASFAAWGTDISAVGGSSAAWRIYAGDTAPLLRTFMTGLAVFTVNIGTFYNGTAFAGSSSSILGTLTPSHWRPASSVDASLILGDANARTSTPATNAGSYALTSDLYSGQMGYDIAFTPGTLTIAPATLTYLANTATTTYGGTPTGLTGTVTGFVNGQTLANATTGTVGFTTGATATSNVGNYAIDGSGLTANYGNYTFAQAAGNAAALTVNPALLTYVADTATTTYGNTPNGLTGTVTGFVNGQTLANATTGTASFAAGATATSNVGNYAIDGSGLTANYGNYTFAQAAGNAAALTVNPALLTYLADTATTTYGNTPSGLTGTVTGFVNGQTLANATTGTASFATGATAISNVGNYAIDGSGLTANYGNYTFAQATGNAAALTVNQAILTITANNASKTYGDTLTFAGNEFTASGLQNGETIGDVALTSAGAAASAGVTGGPYTITSNAATGGSFNTGNYAITYRNGSLTVGQAALTVTANDDSKTYNGLAYTGGHGVTYSGFVNGETTSVLGGALGYAGDAQGATNAGGYTITPDGLTAGNYAITYRNGSLTVGQAALMVTANDDSKTYNGLAYTGGHGVTYSGFVNGETTSVLGGALGYVGDAQGATNAGGYTITPDGLTAGNYAIAYRNGSLTVGQAALTVTANDDSKTYNGLAYTGGHGVTYSGFVNGETTSVLGGALGYAGDAQGATNAGGYTITPDGLTAGNYAIAYRNGSLSVGQAALTVSSSNVSKTYDGGLSAIGTAVVSGGTLFGSDTLGGGNFAFTDKNVGIGKHVTINGVTVSDGNSGGNYAVTYVDNSSSTITARSITVGATGTNRVYDGTSADAVKLVSTGILVGDTVGFNGTGAFADKNAGSNKAVTVSGITASGADAGNYSYNTAANTTADISQLGIIVDATGTSRVYDGSTADAVTLASAGVLSGDTVNFTGTGNFLNKNVGTARAVGVSGIAASGADAGNYSYNTTANTTADIAAKTITVDAIGMDKVYDGSTAATIAALGTTGLVAGDAVTFGNASAAFADKNAGSNKAVTVSGITASGADAGNYSYNTTANTTADISQLGITVDATGTSRVYDGSTVDAVTLASAGVLSGDTVNFTGTGNFLNKNVGTGKTVSVFGITASGSDANNYSYNTSATTTADVTPATLTYRADTAHFKIGQMPGDLSGAVTGLVGGDTLADATDGTLTWQTPATAASPAGPYAIDGSGLSALNYLFEQAPGNAAALHVIDGSAPRLVVSTVAGLQQSPEDTDAAHAPYAPDVRIVNGGVRLP, encoded by the coding sequence ATGAATCACATCTACCGGCTGGTCTGGAGCCAGGTCCGTCGCACCTGGCTGGTCGTTTCCGAACTCGCCCGCGGTCGCGGCAAGGCCGGGGGTACCTCGACATCGCGCCGCACGCGCCCGGCCGGGTGGGCTGCGCTGCCCCTGAGCCTGCCGATGCTGGCCCTCGCTACCGCGCCAACCGGCGTTACGGCGATGGATGCCGCCCGTCCGGCGGCGGCCATCGCCGCCGCTCGTCCGACGCTCGCGCCGACGGTCACCGCGTCGACGGCATCCTCGACCCACCCCACCGGCGGTCAGGTCACCGCCGGCAGCGGCCGTATCGACTACGGCGATCACCTCACCACCATCCAGCAGAACAGCCAGAACCTGTCACTGAGCTGGCTGAACTTCAACATCGGCGCGCAGGACACGGTCAATTTCCTGCAGCCGAACGCGCAGTCCATCGCCGTCAACCGCATCGCCGACCCCAACGGCAGCGTGATCCTCGGCCACCTGAACGCGAACGGCCAGGTGTTCTTGATCAATCCCAACGGCGTGCTGTTTGGACAAGGCGCGCAGGTCAACGCGGGCGGCCTGGTCGCCAGCACGCTCGACGTCAGCGACAGCCAGTTGGGTCGCGGCACGTTGCACTTTACCGGCGCAAGCGTCGGCCGCGTGACCAACCTCGGCACGATCACCGCTGCGCCCGGCGGCTACGTGGCCCTGCTCGGCCACGCGGTGTCCAACCAGGGTGCGATCCACGCGCCTGCCGGCAGCGTGGCGCTGGCCGGCGGCAGCGCGGTCACCTTGAGTTTCGACGGCAACCACCTGCTCGACATGCAGATCGACGCCAGCACCTTGAACGCGCTGGCCGAGAACAAGCAGCTGATCGTCGCAGACGGCGGCCAGGTGCTGATGAGCGCCGGCGCGAAGGACTCGTTGCTAGCCAGCGTGGTCAACAACAGCGGCACGATCCAGGCGCGGACGGTCGAAAACCGCGCCGGCAGGATCGTGCTGCTCGGCGGCATGGAAGCAGGTACCACGCAGGTGGACGGCACGCTGGACGCCAGCGCGCCGAATGGCGGCGACGGCGGCTTTGTCGAAACCTCGGCGGCGCATGTGCAGGTGGCCGACGGCGCAAAGATCACCACCCTGGCCGCCATGGGCAACGCCGGCACCTGGCTGATCGATCCGCACGATTTCACCATCGCCTTCAGCGGTGGCGACATAAGCGGTAGCACCTTGGGCAGCCAGCTTGGTGGTGGCAATGTCACCATTCAGTCCAGCCAAGGCGCCAACGCCAGCGGCAGCGGCGACATCTACGTCAATGATGTAGTGAACTGGGGCGCCAACACGCTCACGCTCACCGCCGCCCACGATGTCGATATCAACGCCGTGATGACGGCCAGCGGCAGCGCCGGCCTCGCGCTGAACACGAGCACCGCCAACGGCGGCGATGCGGCGATTGGCGGCGGCACCGTCAATGTCAACATGGTCAGTACCATGCCGGGCCAGAGCGGCCGGGTGGATTTCACCGGCGGCAGCAACACGCTGAAAATCAACGGCCAGTCGTACACCATCATCACGACGTTGGGCGCCCCCGGCAGCACGTCCGGAACGGACCTGCAAGGCATCAGCGGCGCCCTCAACTGTTTTTGCTATTTCGCGCTAGGTGCCAATATCGACGCCAGCGCCACGGCCAACTGGGGAGATTCCGCCTTCGGCTCTGCCATCGGCTCCGGCTTCGTGCCGATCGGCCACAGGTTCAACGCCACCGATTCCAAGATGTTCACCGGTACCTTCGACGGCCTCGGCCACACCATCAGTGGCCTCACCATCAACCGGCCCGGCTCCAACAACGTCGGCCTGTTCGGTTACACCTACACCACAACGACGATCCGTAACATCGGCCTGCTTGGCGTGTCGATCCAGGGGCAAAGCAACGTAGGCGGCCTGGTCGGGTACAACTACGGCACGATCAGCCAGGCCTACGCCACCGGTGCGATCAACGGCAATCCCGGCGGTGCCGACGTCGGCTCCGGCGGCGGTGCCGACATCGGTGGCCTGGTCGGATACAACGACAGCAGCGGCCGGATCAGCCAAGTCTATGCCAGCAGTGCGGTCAGCGGCGTGGCCACTGTCGGTGGCCTGATCGGGTACAACAACCACGGCTCGATCAGCCAAGCCTATGCGACCGGTACGGTCAGCAGCAGCGGCGGTGAGGTCGGCGGCCTGATCGGGATCAACGACGGCGGCCCGATCAGCCAAGCCTATGCGACCGGTACGGTCAGCGGCAGCAAAGACGTCGGCGGTCTGGTCGGATACAACATCAGCGGCGCGATCAACCAAGCCTATGCGACCGGCGCAGTCAGTGGCAGCAACTATGTCGGCGGCTTGGTCGGGAACAACGTATCCGGCACCACGATCAGCCAAGTCTATGCCACTGGTGCGGTCAGCGGCACCGGCAGCAACGTCGGCGGTCTCGTTGGGTTCAATAATGCCGGCACGATCACCAACAGCTACTGGGACACGGAAACCACCGGTCAGTCCACCAGCAGCGGCGGTACCGGCCTGACTACCAAGGCACTGATCGCAGCGCTGCCCGGAGGTTTCACGGCCGCCAGGTGGGGCAACGTCGGCAACCAGACAACGCCATACCTGCTGGGCATGTCCGGCAATCAGGTATTCAACACCAACGACTTGCCCACAGGCACCGTGACGCCCAGCAACCGGCCCAACCTCTACACCGTCATCCAGGATCTGAACCAGTTGCAGGGCGTGAACACCGGCCTCGCCGGCCGTTATGTGCTGGGCAACGACATCGACGCCAGCGCCTCGATCGGGTGGGTTGGCCTCGAGTTGGACGCCCAAGGCCGGCCCATCTTTGCCTACAACGGCTTCAGGCCGATTGGCGCCTCAGGCGCAGCGTTCACCGGCGTCTTCGATGGCCTTGGTCACACCATCAACAACCTGACCATCAATTGGCCGAACACCGATTACGTCGGCCTGTTCGGCGTCACCGGCAACGGCAGCGCGATCCGCAATCTCGGTCTGCTCGGCGGGTCGGTTGCAGGGCAGAGTTACGTGGGCGGCCTGGTCGGAGACAACGGCGGCACGATCACAAACACCTATGTCGCCGGGATGGTCAACGGCTTCACCTCCGACGAACGCGACTACGTCGGCGGCTTGGTTGGCTTCAACGAAGCGGGCGGCACGATCACCAACACCTATGCCACCGGGCCGGTCAGAGGCAGCAACTATGTCGGGGGTCTGGTCGGAAGCAACCTCGGCGCGATCACGAACGCCTATGCCACCGGGGAGGTCAACGGCATCCTGTACAGCGGCGGCAACTACGTCGGCGGCTTGGTTGGCTCCAACGAACCGGGCGGCACGATCACAAACACCTACGCCACCGGGGCGGTCAGCGGCAACAACTATGTCGGTGGTCTGGTCGGTTTCTACGCCGCAGGCACCATCATCGGCAGTTACTGGGACACGGAAACCACAGGCCAATCCACCAGTGACGGCGGCGGCACCGGCCTCACCACCGCACAGATGATGGACCCGGCCAGTTTTGCGGCCTGGGGCACGGATATCAGTGCCGTCGGCGGCAGCTCCGCGGCCTGGCGGATCTACGCGGGTGACACCGCGCCGTTGTTGCGTACCTTCATGACGGGCCTGGCGGTCTTCACCGTGAATATCGGCACGTTCTACAACGGCACCGCCTTTGCTGGCAGCAGCAGCTCGATCCTCGGCACGCTGACGCCGAGCCACTGGCGGCCAGCGAGCAGTGTGGATGCGAGCCTGATTCTGGGCGACGCCAACGCCAGAACCAGCACCCCGGCGACCAATGCCGGCAGCTACGCGCTGACTAGCGACCTGTATTCCGGCCAGATGGGTTACGACATCGCTTTCACGCCCGGCACGCTGACCATCGCCCCAGCCACCCTGACCTATCTGGCCAATACCGCAACTACCACCTACGGCGGCACGCCGACAGGGTTGACCGGCACGGTGACCGGCTTCGTCAACGGCCAGACCCTGGCCAACGCCACGACCGGTACCGTCGGTTTCACCACCGGTGCCACAGCCACCAGCAACGTCGGCAACTACGCCATCGACGGCAGCGGCCTGACCGCGAACTACGGCAACTACACGTTCGCACAAGCGGCGGGTAACGCCGCCGCACTCACGGTGAATCCGGCCCTCCTGACTTATGTGGCTGATACCGCCACTACGACTTACGGCAACACGCCAAACGGGTTGACCGGCACGGTGACCGGCTTCGTCAACGGCCAGACCCTGGCCAACGCCACCACCGGCACCGCCAGTTTCGCTGCCGGTGCCACAGCCACCAGCAACGTCGGCAACTACGCCATCGACGGCAGCGGTCTGACTGCGAACTACGGCAACTACACGTTCGCACAAGCGGCAGGTAACGCCGCCGCACTCACGGTGAATCCGGCCCTCCTGACTTATCTGGCCGATACCGCCACTACGACTTACGGCAACACGCCGAGCGGGTTGACCGGCACGGTGACCGGCTTCGTCAACGGCCAGACCCTGGCCAACGCCACCACCGGCACCGCCAGTTTCGCTACCGGTGCCACAGCCATCAGCAACGTCGGCAACTACGCCATCGACGGCAGCGGCCTGACCGCGAATTACGGCAACTACACGTTCGCGCAAGCGACAGGTAACGCCGCCGCACTGACGGTGAACCAGGCCATCCTGACAATCACGGCGAATAACGCCAGCAAGACCTACGGTGACACGCTCACGTTTGCAGGCAACGAGTTCACGGCCAGCGGCCTGCAGAACGGCGAAACCATCGGCGATGTCGCGCTCACCAGCGCCGGTGCTGCGGCAAGCGCCGGCGTCACTGGCGGCCCGTACACCATCACGTCGAACGCAGCTACCGGCGGTAGCTTCAACACGGGCAACTACGCCATCACTTACAGGAATGGCAGCCTCACGGTGGGTCAGGCCGCGCTGACGGTCACCGCCAATGACGATAGCAAGACCTACAACGGCCTCGCCTACACGGGCGGCCACGGCGTCACCTACAGCGGCTTTGTCAACGGCGAGACTACCTCGGTACTCGGCGGCGCGCTGGGCTATGCCGGCGATGCGCAAGGCGCCACCAACGCGGGCGGCTACACGATCACCCCCGACGGCCTCACCGCTGGCAACTACGCCATCACTTACAGGAATGGCAGCCTCACAGTGGGTCAGGCCGCGCTGATGGTCACCGCCAATGACGACAGCAAGACCTACAACGGCCTCGCCTACACGGGCGGCCACGGCGTCACCTACAGCGGCTTTGTCAACGGCGAGACCACCTCGGTACTCGGCGGCGCGCTGGGCTATGTCGGCGATGCGCAAGGTGCTACCAACGCGGGCGGCTACACGATCACGCCTGACGGCCTCACCGCTGGCAACTACGCCATCGCTTACAGGAATGGCAGCCTCACAGTGGGCCAGGCCGCGCTGACGGTCACCGCCAATGACGACAGCAAGACCTACAACGGCCTCGCCTACACGGGCGGCCACGGCGTCACCTACAGCGGCTTTGTCAACGGCGAGACCACCTCGGTACTCGGCGGCGCGCTGGGCTATGCCGGCGACGCGCAAGGCGCCACCAACGCGGGCGGCTACACAATCACACCTGACGGCCTCACCGCTGGCAACTACGCCATCGCTTACAGGAATGGCAGCCTCTCGGTGGGTCAGGCCGCGCTGACGGTCAGCAGCAGCAACGTCAGCAAAACCTACGATGGCGGGCTGAGCGCGATCGGCACAGCGGTAGTGAGCGGCGGCACGCTGTTCGGCAGCGACACCCTCGGCGGCGGCAATTTCGCCTTCACCGACAAGAACGTCGGCATCGGCAAGCACGTGACCATCAACGGCGTCACCGTGAGCGACGGCAACAGCGGCGGCAACTATGCCGTCACCTACGTCGACAACAGCAGCAGCACCATCACCGCGCGGAGCATCACCGTCGGTGCCACCGGTACCAATCGCGTCTACGACGGCACCAGCGCCGATGCGGTAAAACTGGTCAGCACCGGCATCCTCGTCGGTGACACGGTGGGCTTCAACGGCACCGGTGCCTTCGCCGACAAGAACGCCGGCAGCAACAAGGCCGTCACCGTCAGCGGCATCACCGCCAGCGGTGCCGATGCGGGCAACTACAGCTACAACACCGCCGCGAACACGACGGCCGACATCAGCCAACTCGGCATCATCGTCGATGCCACCGGTACCAGCCGCGTCTACGACGGCAGCACGGCCGATGCGGTCACGCTGGCAAGTGCCGGCGTGCTGTCCGGCGATACGGTGAACTTCACCGGTACCGGCAACTTCCTCAACAAGAATGTCGGTACGGCGAGGGCGGTCGGCGTGAGCGGCATCGCCGCCAGCGGTGCCGATGCGGGTAACTATAGCTACAACACCACTGCGAACACGACAGCCGACATTGCCGCCAAGACGATCACGGTCGACGCGATCGGTATGGACAAGGTCTACGACGGCAGCACGGCCGCGACGATCGCAGCACTGGGCACAACTGGCCTGGTGGCGGGCGACGCTGTCACCTTCGGCAACGCCTCGGCGGCCTTCGCCGACAAGAACGCTGGCAGCAACAAGGCCGTCACCGTCAGCGGCATCACCGCCAGCGGTGCCGATGCGGGCAATTACAGCTACAACACCACCGCGAACACGACGGCCGACATCAGCCAGCTCGGCATCACCGTCGATGCCACCGGTACCAGCCGCGTCTACGACGGCAGCACGGTCGATGCGGTCACGCTGGCAAGTGCCGGCGTGCTGTCCGGCGATACGGTGAACTTCACCGGTACCGGCAACTTCCTCAACAAGAATGTCGGTACCGGAAAAACCGTCAGCGTCTTCGGTATCACGGCCAGCGGCAGCGACGCGAATAACTACAGCTACAACACCAGCGCGACCACGACCGCCGATGTCACGCCCGCGACGTTGACATACCGCGCGGATACCGCCCACTTCAAGATCGGACAGATGCCGGGTGATTTGAGCGGTGCCGTAACCGGGCTGGTCGGTGGCGATACCTTGGCCGATGCCACCGACGGCACGCTGACATGGCAGACGCCAGCCACCGCGGCCAGCCCGGCCGGGCCGTACGCCATCGACGGCAGCGGCTTGTCCGCACTCAACTATCTGTTTGAGCAGGCACCAGGCAACGCCGCCGCGCTACATGTGATCGATGGCAGCGCGCCACGCCTTGTCGTCAGCACCGTCGCCGGGCTGCAGCAATCCCCCGAGGACACCGATGCTGCCCACGCGCCGTATGCCCCGGATGTGCGCATCGTCAACGGTGGAGTTCGTCTGCCGTGA
- a CDS encoding ShlB/FhaC/HecB family hemolysin secretion/activation protein translates to MPSPFRFRFAPLALACFALPLATRAQTIPNSGQILQQVPPKPLEKPVAAPGLVIESPTSNTTEDATPFAVTHLLVEGNTIFDNATLHALVADGEGKTQTLTQLNALAQRITDYYHAHGYPLARALVPAQTLSGGTVRLQVVEARYDQVELANQSRIGDGLLRATLAPLHSGEVVTESTLYTRLLLLGDLPGVEAHATLRPGTEPGTSTLAVQADAEPSLQGQLVADTAGSRYTGRLRVGAYLDINNPMRHGDQLSLGTLTSGRGLRYGRLGYQFTLNGRGTRLGAAYSMLAYALGGPLDALDAHGTAGVSSAWLSQPLVRTHDSRLDVRLQFDRKQLRDRIDSTALRNDRHSNHWTASVVSQHGDDWGGGGLTSASLGLGHGRLGFANAAAAAADAATARTQGGYTHWNASLARLQNLSAATRVYVSLSGQHSNRNLDSSEQFLLGGSNSVRGYDVSSIAGASGWLGTVELRHHLPFDCAGRCEGSLFVDHGSLRVNADPWIAGRNQFDLDGVGIGFSWVGTRHWQAQVQLATSVGATPTLLGKRSSARAWLQLVRGF, encoded by the coding sequence ATGCCGTCACCGTTCCGCTTTCGCTTCGCCCCGCTTGCACTGGCCTGCTTCGCCCTGCCGCTGGCCACGCGAGCGCAGACGATCCCCAACAGCGGCCAGATCCTGCAGCAAGTGCCGCCGAAGCCGCTGGAGAAACCCGTCGCCGCACCCGGCCTGGTGATCGAGTCGCCGACCAGCAACACCACTGAAGACGCCACCCCGTTCGCGGTGACGCACCTGCTGGTGGAAGGCAACACCATCTTCGACAACGCAACCCTGCATGCGCTGGTCGCCGACGGCGAAGGGAAAACGCAGACCCTGACCCAGCTCAACGCGCTGGCGCAGCGGATCACCGACTACTACCACGCGCACGGCTACCCGCTGGCCCGCGCACTGGTACCGGCGCAAACCTTGAGCGGCGGCACGGTGCGCCTGCAGGTGGTCGAGGCGCGCTACGACCAGGTCGAACTGGCCAACCAAAGCCGCATCGGCGACGGCCTGCTGCGCGCCACGCTGGCGCCGTTGCACTCCGGCGAAGTCGTCACCGAGTCCACGCTGTATACCCGCTTGCTGCTGCTCGGCGACCTGCCCGGCGTGGAAGCCCACGCCACGCTGCGCCCCGGTACAGAACCGGGCACCTCGACCCTTGCCGTGCAGGCCGACGCCGAACCATCTCTGCAAGGCCAGCTGGTCGCCGACACCGCAGGCAGCCGCTACACCGGCCGCCTGCGCGTGGGAGCCTATCTAGACATCAACAATCCGATGCGCCACGGCGACCAGCTCAGCCTGGGTACGCTCACCTCCGGCCGCGGCCTGCGCTACGGCCGGCTGGGTTACCAGTTCACCCTGAACGGGCGTGGCACCCGGCTCGGCGCGGCGTATTCGATGCTGGCCTATGCGCTGGGTGGTCCGCTCGATGCGCTGGATGCACACGGTACCGCCGGGGTTTCCAGTGCCTGGCTGTCGCAGCCGCTGGTGCGCACGCACGACAGCCGACTGGACGTCCGTTTGCAGTTCGACCGCAAGCAACTGCGCGACCGCATCGACAGCACCGCCCTGCGCAACGACCGCCACAGCAATCACTGGACAGCCAGCGTCGTCAGCCAGCACGGCGACGACTGGGGCGGCGGCGGGCTGACCAGCGCCAGCCTCGGCCTCGGCCACGGCCGGCTCGGCTTCGCCAACGCCGCGGCAGCGGCCGCCGACGCTGCCACCGCACGCACACAAGGTGGCTACACCCATTGGAACGCCAGCCTCGCCCGCCTGCAGAACCTCAGTGCCGCTACCCGCGTGTATGTGAGCCTCAGCGGCCAGCACAGCAACCGCAACCTCGACTCCTCCGAGCAGTTCCTGCTGGGCGGGTCGAACAGCGTGCGCGGATACGACGTCTCCAGCATCGCCGGCGCCAGCGGCTGGCTGGGCACAGTAGAGCTACGCCACCATCTGCCGTTCGACTGCGCCGGCCGCTGCGAGGGCAGCCTGTTTGTCGACCATGGCAGCCTGCGCGTCAATGCCGACCCGTGGATCGCCGGCCGCAATCAATTCGACCTCGATGGCGTCGGCATCGGCTTCAGCTGGGTCGGCACACGCCATTGGCAGGCGCAAGTGCAACTGGCCACATCGGTGGGCGCCACACCCACATTGCTCGGCAAGCGCAGCTCCGCACGGGCATGGTTACAGTTGGTCAGGGGCTTCTGA